The Streptomyces laurentii genome contains a region encoding:
- a CDS encoding adenosylmethionine-8-amino-7-oxononanoate aminotransferase (Acetyl ornithine aminotransferase family. This family belongs to pyridoxal phosphate (PLP)-dependent aspartateaminotransferase superfamily (fold I). The major groups in this CD correspond to ornithine aminotransferase, acetylornithine aminotransferase; cd00610;~adenosylmethionine--8-amino-7-oxononanoate transaminase; Provisional;~adenosylmethionine-8-amino-7-oxononanoate aminotransferase [Streptomyces cattleya NRRL 8057 = DSM46488];~catalytic residue [active];~identified by MetaGeneAnnotator; putative;~inhibitor-cofactor binding pocket;~pyridoxal 5'-phosphate binding site [chemical binding]) — MRNDELLALDRAHVWHPYGPMPGRTDPLVVASASGVRLRLAEPAEGQDELIDGMSSWWSAVHGYNHPVLNEAARGQLDRMSHVMFGGLTHEPAVRLAARLVEITPEPLRHVFLSDSGSVAVEVAAKMCLQYWRSAGRPAKRRLLTWRGGYHGDTWQPMSVCDPEGGMHELWSGVLPEQVFVDAPPTAYEESYARLLRDAIARHADELAAVIVEPVVQGAGGMRFHSPAYLRVLREACDAHDVLLVFDEIATGFGRTGELFAAGHAGIAPDVMCVGKALTGGYLSMAATLCTSRVADGISRGEVPVLAHGPTFMGNPLASAIALASLDLLLGQDWRGEVRRIETGLREGLSEVSAIPGVRDVRVLGAIGVVQLDHDVDVPAATRAAVREGVWLRPFRDLIYTMPPFVTDDEDVARICAGVRAAAHAG, encoded by the coding sequence ATGCGTAACGACGAACTCCTCGCCCTGGACCGGGCGCACGTCTGGCATCCGTACGGCCCCATGCCCGGCCGCACGGACCCGCTGGTCGTCGCGTCCGCGTCCGGGGTGCGTCTCCGGCTCGCCGAACCGGCCGAGGGACAGGACGAGTTGATCGACGGCATGTCGTCCTGGTGGTCGGCCGTGCACGGCTACAACCACCCCGTCCTCAACGAGGCGGCGCGCGGGCAGCTCGACCGGATGAGCCATGTGATGTTCGGCGGGCTGACGCACGAGCCGGCCGTACGGCTCGCCGCCCGGCTCGTCGAGATCACCCCGGAGCCGCTGCGGCACGTCTTCCTCAGCGACTCCGGATCGGTGGCCGTCGAGGTCGCGGCCAAGATGTGCCTACAGTACTGGCGTTCGGCCGGCCGGCCCGCGAAGCGGCGGCTGCTCACCTGGCGGGGCGGCTACCACGGGGACACCTGGCAGCCGATGTCCGTGTGCGATCCCGAGGGCGGCATGCACGAGCTGTGGTCCGGGGTGCTGCCGGAGCAGGTGTTCGTGGACGCGCCGCCGACGGCGTACGAGGAGTCGTACGCGCGGCTGCTGCGCGACGCGATCGCGCGCCACGCCGACGAGCTGGCCGCGGTGATCGTGGAGCCGGTGGTGCAGGGCGCGGGCGGGATGCGGTTCCACTCCCCCGCGTATCTGCGGGTGTTGCGGGAGGCGTGCGACGCGCACGACGTGCTGCTGGTGTTCGACGAGATCGCGACCGGGTTCGGGCGTACGGGCGAACTGTTCGCGGCCGGTCACGCGGGGATCGCGCCCGATGTGATGTGCGTGGGCAAGGCGCTGACCGGCGGATATCTGTCGATGGCGGCGACCTTGTGCACGAGCCGGGTCGCGGACGGCATCTCGCGCGGCGAGGTGCCGGTGCTCGCCCACGGCCCCACCTTCATGGGCAATCCGCTCGCCTCGGCCATCGCCCTCGCCTCCCTCGACCTGCTGCTCGGGCAGGACTGGCGGGGCGAGGTCCGGCGGATCGAAACGGGTCTGCGGGAGGGGCTGTCGGAGGTGTCGGCGATTCCGGGCGTCCGCGACGTGCGGGTGCTCGGGGCGATCGGCGTGGTGCAGCTCGACCACGACGTCGACGTGCCGGCGGCGACCAGGGCGGCGGTGCGGGAGGGCGTGTGGCTCCGGCCGTTCCGCGACCTGATCTACACGATGCCGCCGTTCGTGACGGACGACGAGGACGTGGCCCGGATCTGCGCGGGGGTACGGGCGGCGGCCCACGCGGGGTGA
- a CDS encoding dithiobiotin synthetase (dithiobiotin synthetase [Streptomyces cattleya NRRL 8057 = DSM46488];~dithiobiotin synthetase; Reviewed; PRK00090;~identified by MetaGeneAnnotator; putative): MTVIVVSGTGTEIGKTVVTAALAATATAAGRTVAILKPAQTGLTPGEAGDADEAVRLSGATTGAELARFPEPLAPDTAARRAGLAPVSPAGTAEAARKLAASHDLVLVEGAGGLLVRFDEEGGTLADAARLLGAPVLVVAPAGLGTLNSTALTAEALRARGIEQAGVVVGSWPAGPDLAARCNLADLPRAAGAPLLGAVPHGAGALTPVAFRAAAPSWLAPALGGSWDADAFTASYTDMSATTAAVTV, translated from the coding sequence ATGACCGTGATCGTCGTCAGCGGCACCGGTACCGAGATCGGCAAGACCGTCGTCACGGCCGCCCTCGCCGCGACCGCCACCGCCGCCGGGCGGACCGTCGCCATCCTGAAGCCCGCGCAGACCGGGCTGACACCCGGGGAGGCGGGGGACGCGGACGAGGCCGTACGGCTGTCGGGCGCGACGACCGGGGCCGAACTCGCCCGATTCCCCGAGCCGTTGGCGCCGGACACGGCGGCCCGCCGGGCCGGCCTGGCCCCGGTCTCCCCCGCCGGGACCGCCGAGGCGGCGCGGAAGCTGGCCGCGTCGCACGATCTGGTGCTGGTGGAGGGCGCCGGCGGACTGCTTGTGCGGTTCGACGAGGAGGGCGGCACGCTCGCGGACGCCGCCCGGCTGCTCGGGGCGCCGGTCCTCGTGGTGGCCCCCGCCGGACTCGGCACCCTCAACTCCACGGCGCTGACGGCGGAGGCGCTGCGGGCGCGCGGGATCGAGCAGGCCGGTGTGGTGGTGGGCAGCTGGCCGGCCGGTCCGGACCTGGCCGCGCGGTGCAATCTGGCGGACCTGCCGCGGGCGGCGGGCGCGCCGCTGCTCGGCGCGGTGCCGCACGGCGCGGGCGCGCTGACGCCCGTGGCGTTCCGGGCGGCGGCACCCTCGTGGCTGGCGCCCGCGCTGGGCGGTTCGTGGGACGCGGACGCGTTCACCGCCTCGTACACGGACATGTCCGCCACGACCGCGGCCGTCACCGTCTGA
- a CDS encoding glyoxalase (This domain superfamily is foundin a variety of structurally related metalloproteins, including the type I extradiol dioxygenases, glyoxalase I and a group of antibiotic resistance proteins; cl14632;~glyoxalase [Streptomyces pristinaespiralis ATCC25486];~identified by MetaGeneAnnotator; putative), translating to MRARVQEIVFDCADPAALVRFWAALLGGTPVDRSPDWSYVDPPGFVRLAFQRVPEGKAVKNRVHLDVGVADPVAAADEALPLGAHRSGGLVSDEQGSFQVMRDPEGNEFCFVTE from the coding sequence ATGCGCGCACGGGTTCAGGAAATCGTCTTCGACTGTGCCGACCCGGCCGCCCTCGTGCGGTTCTGGGCGGCCCTCCTCGGCGGCACGCCGGTCGACCGGAGCCCGGACTGGTCGTACGTCGACCCGCCCGGGTTCGTCCGGCTGGCGTTCCAGCGGGTACCGGAGGGCAAGGCGGTGAAGAACCGCGTCCATCTGGACGTGGGGGTGGCCGATCCGGTGGCGGCGGCCGACGAGGCGCTGCCGCTGGGCGCGCACCGGTCCGGCGGGCTCGTGTCGGACGAACAGGGCTCGTTCCAGGTCATGCGGGACCCCGAGGGGAACGAATTCTGCTTCGTCACCGAGTAG
- a CDS encoding oxidoreductase (Flavin-utilizing monoxygenases; cl07892;~TTA-Leu codon(s) 11 may indicate regulation by BldA;~identified by MetaGeneAnnotator; putative;~oxidoreductase [Streptomyces scabiei 87.22];~probable F420-dependent oxidoreductase, MSMEG_2516 family; TIGR03621) produces MVLPFRFAVNMLAPGSGEEWRTRCRRAEELGYDLILVADHLGMPAPFPSLVAAAAVTTRPRLGTFVLNSGFYNPALLAREVATTAALTDGRLELGLGTGYVAAEHDQAGIPFLPAGARVDHLAGVIEELEKEPTAGVPLLIGGNGDRVLRLAARHARVAAFSGGRFDGATATVLTAEELAARVETYAGFEKEAGRAVPAERNLLLQRVKVTDDRAAAVAEFQPAVPYLTEEQILDLPILAMGTAREIADQLIGLRERLGFSYVTVLDPAMEEFGPVIAELRTREPAPETVPGA; encoded by the coding sequence GTGGTGTTGCCGTTCCGATTCGCCGTCAACATGCTGGCCCCGGGCAGCGGGGAGGAGTGGCGGACGCGCTGCCGTCGCGCGGAGGAACTCGGCTACGACCTGATCCTGGTCGCCGACCATCTGGGCATGCCGGCGCCCTTCCCGTCACTGGTTGCCGCCGCCGCGGTGACGACCCGGCCGCGCCTGGGCACGTTCGTGCTCAACTCGGGTTTCTACAACCCGGCGTTGCTGGCCCGCGAGGTGGCGACGACGGCGGCCCTCACCGACGGCCGGCTCGAACTCGGCCTGGGCACGGGCTATGTGGCGGCGGAGCACGACCAGGCGGGCATCCCCTTCCTGCCGGCAGGCGCCCGGGTGGATCATCTGGCCGGTGTGATCGAGGAGTTGGAGAAGGAGCCGACGGCCGGCGTGCCGCTGCTGATCGGCGGCAACGGCGACCGGGTACTCCGGCTCGCCGCCCGGCACGCGCGGGTGGCGGCCTTCTCCGGCGGCCGGTTCGACGGGGCCACGGCGACCGTGCTGACCGCCGAGGAGCTGGCGGCTCGCGTGGAGACGTACGCGGGCTTCGAGAAGGAGGCCGGGCGCGCGGTGCCCGCGGAGCGTAATCTGCTGCTCCAGCGGGTGAAGGTGACGGACGACCGCGCGGCGGCGGTGGCGGAGTTCCAGCCGGCCGTGCCGTACCTCACCGAGGAACAGATCCTGGACCTGCCGATCCTGGCGATGGGCACGGCCCGGGAGATCGCCGACCAGCTCATCGGCCTGCGGGAGCGGCTCGGCTTCTCGTACGTCACGGTGCTCGACCCCGCGATGGAGGAGTTCGGCCCGGTGATCGCGGAGCTGCGCACCCGGGAACCGGCCCCGGAGACCGTGCCGGGCGCCTGA
- a CDS encoding hypothetical protein (identified by MetaGeneAnnotator; putative;~sequence version:1) has protein sequence MAMREYPLVGGPVEVRGALDLEETPAGVMPRRLPAWTKEQYQDPSVYGGTVMPSGVRLVFRTDARALEFEVLTSTGQLDGDPRPRPTGMLELTVDGALFGRLRAPLGHVVRMAGPRAAQRLIPGKPGTARFAGLPAGMKNVELWLPQQTPTELVALRADGEVLAPLPDGRPVWVHHGSSISHCLDADGPTGTWPVVAASLGGVEVTNLSQPGNDMLDPYVARTIRDLPADLISLKTGVNIVGLTTFRLRTFGPAVHGFLDTIRDGHPDTPLLVISPVSCPALETRPGPTAMGPDGKITALGDPADPARGALSLRVVRDELARIVALRQTHDPHLYHLDGRELLGPADVDDLPDGLHPSAAAYRRMGERFAAHAFADEGPFRARP, from the coding sequence CTGGAGGAGACGCCGGCGGGAGTGATGCCGCGCCGATTGCCGGCGTGGACCAAGGAGCAGTACCAGGACCCGTCGGTCTACGGGGGAACGGTGATGCCGTCGGGTGTACGGCTGGTGTTCCGCACCGACGCGCGGGCGCTTGAGTTCGAGGTCCTCACCTCCACGGGGCAGCTCGACGGCGACCCCCGGCCCCGGCCGACCGGGATGCTGGAACTGACGGTGGACGGCGCTCTCTTCGGGCGGCTACGGGCACCGCTCGGTCATGTGGTGCGGATGGCGGGCCCCCGGGCCGCGCAGCGGCTGATCCCGGGAAAGCCGGGCACGGCACGCTTCGCCGGACTGCCGGCCGGGATGAAGAACGTCGAGCTGTGGCTGCCGCAGCAGACCCCCACGGAACTGGTGGCGCTGCGCGCCGACGGCGAGGTCCTGGCGCCCCTGCCCGACGGCCGGCCCGTCTGGGTGCACCACGGAAGCTCGATCAGCCACTGTCTCGACGCCGACGGCCCCACCGGCACCTGGCCCGTGGTGGCCGCGTCGCTCGGGGGCGTGGAGGTGACCAACCTCAGCCAGCCGGGCAACGACATGCTGGACCCCTATGTCGCCCGGACGATCCGCGACCTGCCCGCCGACCTGATCAGCCTCAAGACCGGCGTCAACATCGTGGGCCTGACCACCTTCCGGCTGCGGACGTTCGGTCCGGCCGTGCACGGGTTCCTGGACACGATCCGGGACGGGCATCCGGACACCCCGCTGCTGGTGATCTCCCCGGTGAGCTGCCCGGCACTCGAGACGCGTCCCGGCCCGACCGCGATGGGCCCGGACGGGAAGATCACCGCGCTGGGCGACCCGGCCGATCCGGCCCGCGGGGCGCTGTCGCTGCGGGTGGTCCGTGACGAGCTGGCGAGGATCGTGGCGCTCCGGCAAACGCACGATCCCCACCTGTACCACCTCGACGGCCGCGAGCTGCTCGGTCCGGCCGACGTGGACGACCTGCCCGACGGGCTGCACCCCTCCGCGGCCGCGTACCGCCGGATGGGCGAACGCTTCGCCGCCCACGCCTTCGCCGACGAGGGCCCGTTCCGCGCCCGACCGTAG